A window of Eubalaena glacialis isolate mEubGla1 chromosome 11, mEubGla1.1.hap2.+ XY, whole genome shotgun sequence genomic DNA:
TTGCATTAACCTTTTGCTTAACAAAAAGTAATCCATAATCAAAGcacaatcttttcttttaaattgaagtatagttgatttacaatgttgtgttagtttcaggtgtacagcaaagtgattcagatatatacatacatataaatatatataagaatatattcttttttagaatcttttccattataggttattacaagatattgaatatagttccctgtgctatacaataggtccttgttgtttattttttatatagtagggtgtatcttttaatcccaaactcccaatttatccctccctcccgcccctttcccctttggtaaccataaatttgtcttTGTCTGCAAAGCACAACCTTAAAAACGCATGGATTAAATAATGTCGATTTCATTCTTCCATTTTCCAGTGGCACCATAACACAAGGTCATAGCTGTCTGGGTGTGGCTCTGTTTCAGGTATCAAAGGACGTGCAGGGCACAACTACAGAGAATGCTTTTAACTTCACTCACTCCAGAGTGACCTCACCTAAGCACACGTGGCTCAGTGTGCGAATCTCCACCTGCTCCTAAAAGGTGGTAAACGTGAGCAACCTCCTTTGTGGGTGCGAAAGCACAAATGATTCAAGAATCCAGCCAGAGACGAGGTCAAGACTCGACATCTGCCAGGAGAATTCAACTATAGAGAGAATGATGAGGGCGCCGAAAGCCTGGGGCCGGGAAAGGTCTGCGTATTggtttataaagaagaaaaagacaagacaCTGGCTCTGGCCGAAAGCCCCACTTCCGTCCGGGTCACGTGCCCACGCCGGCAGTGAAACGGCTTTCCGGTCCGGCGCGGGCCTCATCCCCTGCACTTTCGGTCCGATCCGCGGCCGCCCGCTCCGTTTCCGGAGCGCCCTTCCACCGTCCCCTGACCCGCTTCCGAGTGCCAGTGCAGCTCGAGGTACAGTCTCCCCCGGGGCGCACCCCTAGGCTGGGCAGTGCGGTCTGTAGTGCCTCTTCTCCCAGGGGTTGCTGAGCCCCGCGGGAGACCTTCGGGTGCGACCTGCCGCTCGCTCCGCTAGAGCTGCCTTTGAACTCCGAAGGCCCGGCCCCCCAACTAAGAACCCGCGGCCGTCTGGTCTTCCGCCTCCAGGGGGCGTTCGTGCGCTCAGCGCCCTCGTTTCATGGTTGAGGACCCAAGGGTTCTGACTCCGCCCCTGCGCTGCAGTGGGCCTCGTTTACCCCCACGGCTTAGTGGGGACCTGGGAACGTTCTAACATCGCCCGCTTTCCCTCCCTCTTAAGCCCGCCGACCATGCCCGCGGGCGTGTCCTGGACGTCCTACCTGAAAATGTTCGCCGCCAGCCTCCTGGCCATGTGCGCCGGCGCGGAGGTGGTGCACCGGTACTACCGGCCGGACCTGGTGAGTGCAGGAGGGGCCCTGCGCCTCGCTCCTGGACCACTTCATTTTCACAGCAGCAAAAGTGATCTTGAAATTAGGAGCACGTCTGCCCGGGACCTAAAACCTTGTGGTGGCATCTCATTGCCGTTAGAGCAATACATGGCCTGCTCTTACACAGTCTTGAAGTTTTACACGGTCTGGCACCTGTCTGCCACTGGCCTTATCTTctactgttttttctttgttccctCTGTTGCAGCCCCACCGACTTCCTTGCTGTTTCTCAAACTCGTCAAGCCTGTCCCAACCTCAAGGTCATGCTGCTTCTCTTCTTGGAATGCTTTTCTTCCAGATATTGGCTTGGTTTACTTCTTGAAAACTTCAAGTCTGTGCTCAAATATCTCCTCTAGCAATGAGGGTTCTTTGTACAGCCCCCAAAGGATTCCTCCTCTGCCATTCTGTCTCAGTCCTTCGTTTCTGATAGAGCACTTGTCAcgatttgcaattattttattcctttgtctttttacttgttctttgtttcctccactagaatgtaatctCCAGGAAGGGACTGTGCCTGTCTGGTTCGCTCTTGTATCTCAGTCACCTAGCAAAGGCCGTAGAATGTATTGATAGTAGAtgcttataaatatttgttgaatgaggaaGGGGTGAATATAGACATTCAAAGGAGGGaggaattttaattaattttaataagcaTTCCCGGAAGTAGAACTGAGAATTAGAGGTACTTTTGAGGAGTTATGGTCTTGGGGAGGTGGAGGCAAGGTAGTACAGTGCAAATAATTCCAAGAATGTGCTCCGTGTTATGCTCTGGGCGTGAATAGAGTGTTTGGAGCACAGCGCAGGGAGCAGTCATTTCTGCCTGGACTCTGGACAGGTAACACAGAGAACCAACCGTTCGTTGGTTTCTAATTTCAGTGAATTAGCACTACAGTTTTGGAGGTGTTTATTCTGGTTTtcggaagaggaaactgaggttcagcagAGTGAAGGTGATTTCCCAAAGTCGCATAGCTTAATGACGATTTGAAGCCCAAGCTTTCTGTTCAGTGTTTCTCTTTTTTGAACCTGTTAATGAAATAATACAACACCCTTGGAGTTTTCCAATTGAATTCAAGCATGTAGAGTAAAAAGTGAAAATCCCCCCGCTGATAACCCCCTTTATCCAATCTGCTCCCCAAGGTAACTACCATTTGTTGGTTGGTatatccttccagactttttACTGTtgttgaatacacacacacacatacatagagtTTATGGGGTGTTTTTCCCCATGTAAATAGAAATTCATATACACGTTTCTCTGCGGCTTGCTTGTTTTGGTTAATGTCTGTATGAATAGATTTGCTTATAGCCTTTTTCTTTCTGGCcactgaatagtatttcatacTATAGATATTCTGTATATTATTTACTCAATTCCCTATTTACGTTTAGCTGGTATCTAGTTTTtgtacaaacaatgctgcagtagTTCTTTCTTACCACTTTAGACTGCTTCTCTTGAATTCTACGGAGGCATCAAGGATACTTAGTGGGGACAGAAAGGGGTTAGAACCTTCCACAGAAATGCAGTTTGGTCTCTAGCTTGTGCAGGAATAGACATCAGACAGGCTTTACAAAGGGAGGAATGCCTGTGATTTGACCCTGGGAAATTTGCCCTTTCGTTCACCCATATCATAAGCCAGAACGTGCAAGGGTTGTTACCAGCAGCTACCTGGACCTTGGGATGTGGCAGCGTGAAACCAGAGTCTCTAGAAGGGGCATACTGAAGTGTCTCAGGCCACCTCATCCTGATTGGGTGGTGACATTGGCAGTGGGGCACCTCTGTAGGGACTTGTAGGCCAGGGCTGGCTGTGTGTAGGAGGCTGTTGGCTTTACTAACATTTAAGGAATTTATGTTCTTTACCTATGTCTTTTGGTATTGTTCCAGCAATTACAGTCACTATTGTAACTACCACCAGCCTTTGCAGGAGTCTTTCAGTCTCTGCAGCTAGAGGTCTGGGTGGATTCTAGAGCAGAGGAGACCGGAAGGGCTGCCTAGGGCTTGTGCTCAGTGCTGTCTTAAGGGAGAAGCTTTAAGGGCACCTTTTCCTCGTCGTCCAGCCCAGCTCatcaaaatagaagaggaggcAAAGACTCGGGGCGGATGCTCCATCCTGGAATAGAGAGTGCTTTCTGCTCGAGCTTCCCTTTTGCATTTCCTTTTACTCTTGCATTACTTGTActtgttctgtttttcttaatttataatcTGTTTACTATTGGAGGCATAGCAGGTCAAAAGACACAATCTCTGGACTCATTTTACAGCATTCATTTTTGGTTGTCTCCagacacacccatacacacacaaactgcTATTTAGAACCTCTGCTGACATTGCTAACTTTTGATGCCAAAATCACTTTACTCTTAAAAATTGGATGTAAATAAGAAGTGCtaccttttttttaatcaaagttgaATTGTCATtttagccaaaaagtggaaacaatccaaataaatATCCATCAGCTGGTGAGTGGATAAATCGATGGTAtttatatccttttatttttatgtttttttattttttggccgcaccgcgtggcatgcgggatcttagttcccgcgggtcaaacccgtgccccctgcagtgtaagtgtggagtcttaacccctggacctccagggaattccccagtatatccttgtagtggaatattatttgctCCTAAAAGGGCATGAAGTATTGATATATGTGACAACAccgatgaaccttggaaacatgctaagtgaaagaaactagtctcaaaagaccacatgttgtctgataccacttatatgaaatgtccagaagaggcaagtCTGTAGAGATGGGGCAGGGgcttgctggtggtggtggtggtgtgtggaAATGGGAGCCACTGCTAATGGGTTTGGGTTGCatcttggggtgatgaaaatgttctaaaatttattataGTGATGGATgtgcaactttgtgaatataccaaaagccattgaatatttatttatttatttatttatttatttattaaaattttatttatttttatttatttatggctgtgttgggtcttcgtttctgtgcgagggctttctctagttgcgacaagcgggggccactcttcatcgcggtgcgcgggcctctcactatcgcggcctctcttgttgcggagcacaggctccagacgcgcaggctcagtagttgtggctcacgggcccagttgctctgcggcatatgggatcttccc
This region includes:
- the LOC133101185 gene encoding ubiquinol-cytochrome c reductase complex assembly factor 6 isoform X2, producing MPAGVSWTSYLKMFAASLLAMCAGAEVVHRYYRPDLTIPEIPPKPGELKTELLGLKERQHEPQNSSLPRTL